Below is a window of Anaerolineales bacterium DNA.
GCGCTCATCCAATGCCTGGCTGGACCAGCCTCAACGGCAGTTACGCATGTATTGGAGGCGTTATGAAAGTTGGCTTAGTATTGATCATCGCTGATCGCGATGAGTTAAGAGGTGCCTACAGCTACCAGGAGACGCGCGAATTTGCCCAGCAAGCCGAGGAAGCCGGATTTGACTCGCTCTGGTTATATGACCACATGCTGTATCGGGGTGAAGGCATCCCTACCATCGGTATCTGGGAGTGTTGGAGCTTTTTGGCTGCCCTGGCGGATGCCACGAAAAAAGCTGAGCTTGGTACCCTTGTGACCTGCACATCCTTCCGCAACCCAGCCCTGCTGGCCAAGATGGCAGTTACAGTGGATGAAGTGGCTGGTGGCCGTTTGATCTTGGGGTTGGGGGCAGGATGGAATAAGCCCGAATATGACGCCTTTGGTTGGCCGTATGACCACCGGGTGAGCCGCTTCGAAGAAGCCCTCCAGATCATCCGCCCGCTGATTAAGGAAGGCCGTGTGGACTTTGAAGGCAAGTTCTACCAGGCCCGAGATTGCGAGATCAAGCCACTTGGCCCGCGGCAGGGTGGCATACCGATCATGATCGGCAGCTTTGGTAAGCGCATGCTGAACCTGACGGCCCAGTATGCCGACCTGTGGAACACCGGCTACCTGGGCCAGGTGGAGACGCTCGAGAAACCACTCCAGGAAATGCTGGCTGCCTGCCAGGAAGTGGGGCGTGAACCCTCCACGTTAGGTGTAACCGCCATGCTGGCTGCTTATTTTCCAAAAATGGCTCCCCCTCCAGATGACCTTGACAACCCGCCCCTAAGCGGGTCGCCTACACAGATGGCCAAAGCCATACTGGCGTATGAGCAGGCGGGGGTGGAGCACATCATGTTCCACCTGATCCCTTATAAACCAGCCTCGATTCGAAAATTAACTGAAGCACTGCATATTTACCGCCAGCTAACGAACCTGCAAGGCCAATAAAAGCTAACCTGATAGGAATTGATAGCGACCAATGGCTATATTTATCATCGAAAGCTGATAAATAAGGAGATTTTATTATGGAAATACCCCGCCATTGGCGATTGAAGAAACAACGCTACTCTCTCGTTGGAGAGGTTTGCCCGCACTGTGATGCCAAGCTATTCCCACCGCGCGACATCTGCCCGCATTGCGGCCAGGAAGCCCGCACGGAATACCAATTCAGTGGGAAGGGTGAGGTATTTTCCTACACCACCATTTATGATGCCCCGGCTGGGTACGAGTCGAATGTACCCTACACCGTGGCGCTGGTGAAGCTTGAGGAAGGTCCGATGATTACTGCCCAGCTGACCGACCTGGGTAGCGAGAAAGTAAAGATCGGCATGCCGGTGGAGATGGTGACGCGCAAGCTGCGCTCGGATGGCGACGAGCGGGGAATCATCGTGTATGGGTATAAATTCCGACCTTTAATGCAGTAAGCTGGATAGGAAAATTATTGAGCGCTCTCCGGATGGAGGGCGCTTTTGTTTGCCCTT
It encodes the following:
- a CDS encoding LLM class F420-dependent oxidoreductase, producing MPGWTSLNGSYACIGGVMKVGLVLIIADRDELRGAYSYQETREFAQQAEEAGFDSLWLYDHMLYRGEGIPTIGIWECWSFLAALADATKKAELGTLVTCTSFRNPALLAKMAVTVDEVAGGRLILGLGAGWNKPEYDAFGWPYDHRVSRFEEALQIIRPLIKEGRVDFEGKFYQARDCEIKPLGPRQGGIPIMIGSFGKRMLNLTAQYADLWNTGYLGQVETLEKPLQEMLAACQEVGREPSTLGVTAMLAAYFPKMAPPPDDLDNPPLSGSPTQMAKAILAYEQAGVEHIMFHLIPYKPASIRKLTEALHIYRQLTNLQGQ
- a CDS encoding transcriptional regulator; translated protein: MEIPRHWRLKKQRYSLVGEVCPHCDAKLFPPRDICPHCGQEARTEYQFSGKGEVFSYTTIYDAPAGYESNVPYTVALVKLEEGPMITAQLTDLGSEKVKIGMPVEMVTRKLRSDGDERGIIVYGYKFRPLMQ